In the Gasterosteus aculeatus chromosome X, fGasAcu3.hap1.1, whole genome shotgun sequence genome, one interval contains:
- the LOC120808732 gene encoding BH3-interacting domain death agonist produces MDALGEQNAALVALAFLQADCASPGYGKALNSLREDVLRSRRIDLGGPAGDAPGDGDLETDGHPSSRCITADLGNIMPSVELQLPQADLHQIAQGLRDIADQFELNVVAEATGNLGRNISASPSEQWKDHLTWEVERAMRRGVGLEHLPQERVAAALALTLVRGVCEQTPRLLRDLFSAVLQYFTPAGRR; encoded by the exons ATGGATGCCCTCGGGGAGCAGAACGCCGCCCTGGTGGCTTTGGCCTTCCTTCAAGCCGACTGCGCGTCTCCGGGTTACGGGAAAGCGCTCAACTCCTTGCGCGAAGACGTCCTCCGGAGCCGGCGCATCGACCTCGGTGGCCCCGCGGGGGACGCGCCGGGTGACGGGGACCTGGAGACGGACGGACACCCGTCCAGCCGCTGCATCACCGCTGATCTCGGGAACATCATGCCTTCCGTGGAGCTGCAGTTGCCCC AGGCAGATCTTCATCAGATCGCACAGGGGCTGCGAGACATCGCCGACCAGTTTGAACTCAACGTTGTGGCCGAGGCGACCGGCAACCTGGGCAGGAACATCTCGGCCTCCCCCTCTGAG CAGTGGAAAGATCACCTGACGTGGGAGGTGGAGCGGGCGATGAGGCGGGGCGTCGGTCTGGAGCACCTGCCCCAGGAGCGCGTGGCCGCGGCCCTGGCGCTCACCCTGGTGAGGGGAGTGTGCGAGCAGACCCCCCGGCTGCTGAGGGACCTCTTCTCCGCCGTGTTGCAGTACTTCACCCCGGCCGGGCGTCGCTGA
- the wee2 gene encoding wee1-like protein kinase 2 isoform X1, which produces MTPSMATLFDEISQQLDFTSCGEEGTSSGHSSDDCTPMIHSPRLSSPRLSSPRLSSLRSPRLSSPSSGRRAPRVQRQRSRSNTLCSPLQCTSPIPYAAWNKLRLCDSPSTPKSLLSKSSQPCSSTKIGRPKRTLCFASASGNFIQAPSVNVNPFTPETVRRSSEQQWKDRCRSDNDQDYGRRLKHSLTSSEEDDDAFLPPKRRAVQALMLSRYESEFLELECIGVGEFGAVYKCVKRLDGCLYAIKRSRQPLAGSTNEQLALKEVYAHAVLGHHPHVVRYYSAWAEDDHMIIQNEYCDGGSLSDVIATRKMREEIFSEGELKDLLLQVSMGLKYIHSAGLVHLDIKPSNIFICQRPSASASGEGESEEEDDRSTSAGVIYKIGDLGHVTSSSSPQVEEGDSRFLAKEVLHEDYSQLPKADIFALGLTILRAAGAPPLPQNGDEWHRLREGKLPKLPKELSPPFRGLLQLLLDPDLTKRPSARELCKHTVLREDRTGRVAARLRRELNVEKFRTAMLEKELQEARQAALSPDQYHCPGLKSAKMGSLPKSGRRLVGGKAVRSMSFGCFVNGD; this is translated from the exons ATG ACCCCAAGCATGGCAACGTTGTTTGACGAGATCAGCCAGCAGCTGGACTTCACCAGCTGTGGAGAAGAGGGGACTAGCAGCGGCCACAGCTCCGACGACTGCACCCCGATGATCCACAGTCCCCGGCTCAGCAGTCCCCGGCTCAGCAGTCCCCGGCTCAGCAGTCTCCGTAGTCCCCGGCTCAGCAGTCCCAGCTCCGGCCGCAGAGCGCCCAGGGTGCAACGCCAACGCAGTAGAAGCAACACCTTGTGTTCCCCTTTACAGTGCACAAGTCCTATACCTTACGCAGCCTGGAATAAACTGCGGCTCTGTGACTCTCCCAGCACACCCAAG AGTCTTCTGTCAAAGTCGTCCCAGCCTTGCTCCAGCACCAAGATAGGCCGCCCTAAGCGAACCCTGTGTTTCGCCTCCGCTAGTGGCAACTTCATCCAGGCACCTTCCGTCAACGTGAATCCTTTCACCCCTGAAACAGTCCGCAGGAGCAGCGAGCAGCAGTGGAAGGACCGTTGTAGGAGTGATAATGATCAGGATTATGGACGCAG gTTGAAACACAGCCTAACGTCAtctgaggaggatgatgatgccTTTCTTCCTCCGAAG AGACGAGCTGTCCAAGCCCTCATGCTGTCGCGCTACGAGAGCGAGTTCCTGGAGCTGGAGTGCATCGGTGTGGGGGAGTTTGGGGCCGTTTACAAGTGTGTGAAGAGGCTGGATGGTTGCTTGTACGCCATAAAGCGCTCTCGCCAACCCCTGGCAGGCTCTACCAATGA GCAGCTCGCCCTAAAGGAAGTGTATGCACATGCGGTTCTTGGGCACCACCCACACGTAGTTCGGTATTATTCAGCATGGGCAGAAGACGATCACATGATCATTCAGAACGAATACTGCGATG GTGGAAGCCTCAGCGACGTCATTGCGACGAGGAAGATGCGGGAGGAGATATTTTCAGAGGGCGAGTTGAAGGATCTGCTCTTACAAGTGTCCATGGGATTAAAATACATCCACAGCGCTGGCCTCGTCCACCTGGACATCAAACCTA GTAATATATTCATTTGCCAGCGTCCCAGCGCAAGTGCATCGGGTGAAGGGGAgagtgaagaggaggatgacCGAAGCACTTCAGCGGGAGTCATTTACAAAATCG GGGATCTGGGTCATGTGACCTCTAGCAGCAGTCCTCAAGTTGAGGAAGGGGACAGCCGCTTTCTGGCCAAAGAGGTCCTGCACGAG GACTACAGTCAGCTGCCAAAGGCCGACATCTTCGCTCTGGGCCTTACAATTCTGAGGGCAGCCGGCGCACCGCCTCTGCCTCAAAATGGAGACGAGTGGCACAGACTTCGAGAGGGGAAGCTCCCCAAACTGCCAAAGGAGCTGTCTCCTCCATTCAGAGGCCTACTTCAG TTGTTGCTGGATCCCGACCTGACAAAGCGTCCGTCTGCCAGGGAGCTCTGCAAGCACACCGTCCTGCGGGAGGATCGGACCGGGAGGGTCGCCGCTCGGCTGCGTAGAGAGCTCAATGTAGAGAAGTTCAGGACAGCCATGCTTGAAAA GGAGCTGCAGGAAGCTCGTCAGGCAGCTTTATCACCCGACCAGTACCACTGTCCTGGGCTGAAATCTGCTAAGATGGGGTCTTTACCCAAATCTGGAAGGAGGCTTGTTGGCGGGAAGGCCGTTCGGTCCATGAGCTTTGGCTGCTTTGTGAATGGAGACTGA
- the wee2 gene encoding wee1-like protein kinase 2 isoform X2: protein MATLFDEISQQLDFTSCGEEGTSSGHSSDDCTPMIHSPRLSSPRLSSPRLSSLRSPRLSSPSSGRRAPRVQRQRSRSNTLCSPLQCTSPIPYAAWNKLRLCDSPSTPKSLLSKSSQPCSSTKIGRPKRTLCFASASGNFIQAPSVNVNPFTPETVRRSSEQQWKDRCRSDNDQDYGRRLKHSLTSSEEDDDAFLPPKRRAVQALMLSRYESEFLELECIGVGEFGAVYKCVKRLDGCLYAIKRSRQPLAGSTNEQLALKEVYAHAVLGHHPHVVRYYSAWAEDDHMIIQNEYCDGGSLSDVIATRKMREEIFSEGELKDLLLQVSMGLKYIHSAGLVHLDIKPSNIFICQRPSASASGEGESEEEDDRSTSAGVIYKIGDLGHVTSSSSPQVEEGDSRFLAKEVLHEDYSQLPKADIFALGLTILRAAGAPPLPQNGDEWHRLREGKLPKLPKELSPPFRGLLQLLLDPDLTKRPSARELCKHTVLREDRTGRVAARLRRELNVEKFRTAMLEKELQEARQAALSPDQYHCPGLKSAKMGSLPKSGRRLVGGKAVRSMSFGCFVNGD, encoded by the exons ATGGCAACGTTGTTTGACGAGATCAGCCAGCAGCTGGACTTCACCAGCTGTGGAGAAGAGGGGACTAGCAGCGGCCACAGCTCCGACGACTGCACCCCGATGATCCACAGTCCCCGGCTCAGCAGTCCCCGGCTCAGCAGTCCCCGGCTCAGCAGTCTCCGTAGTCCCCGGCTCAGCAGTCCCAGCTCCGGCCGCAGAGCGCCCAGGGTGCAACGCCAACGCAGTAGAAGCAACACCTTGTGTTCCCCTTTACAGTGCACAAGTCCTATACCTTACGCAGCCTGGAATAAACTGCGGCTCTGTGACTCTCCCAGCACACCCAAG AGTCTTCTGTCAAAGTCGTCCCAGCCTTGCTCCAGCACCAAGATAGGCCGCCCTAAGCGAACCCTGTGTTTCGCCTCCGCTAGTGGCAACTTCATCCAGGCACCTTCCGTCAACGTGAATCCTTTCACCCCTGAAACAGTCCGCAGGAGCAGCGAGCAGCAGTGGAAGGACCGTTGTAGGAGTGATAATGATCAGGATTATGGACGCAG gTTGAAACACAGCCTAACGTCAtctgaggaggatgatgatgccTTTCTTCCTCCGAAG AGACGAGCTGTCCAAGCCCTCATGCTGTCGCGCTACGAGAGCGAGTTCCTGGAGCTGGAGTGCATCGGTGTGGGGGAGTTTGGGGCCGTTTACAAGTGTGTGAAGAGGCTGGATGGTTGCTTGTACGCCATAAAGCGCTCTCGCCAACCCCTGGCAGGCTCTACCAATGA GCAGCTCGCCCTAAAGGAAGTGTATGCACATGCGGTTCTTGGGCACCACCCACACGTAGTTCGGTATTATTCAGCATGGGCAGAAGACGATCACATGATCATTCAGAACGAATACTGCGATG GTGGAAGCCTCAGCGACGTCATTGCGACGAGGAAGATGCGGGAGGAGATATTTTCAGAGGGCGAGTTGAAGGATCTGCTCTTACAAGTGTCCATGGGATTAAAATACATCCACAGCGCTGGCCTCGTCCACCTGGACATCAAACCTA GTAATATATTCATTTGCCAGCGTCCCAGCGCAAGTGCATCGGGTGAAGGGGAgagtgaagaggaggatgacCGAAGCACTTCAGCGGGAGTCATTTACAAAATCG GGGATCTGGGTCATGTGACCTCTAGCAGCAGTCCTCAAGTTGAGGAAGGGGACAGCCGCTTTCTGGCCAAAGAGGTCCTGCACGAG GACTACAGTCAGCTGCCAAAGGCCGACATCTTCGCTCTGGGCCTTACAATTCTGAGGGCAGCCGGCGCACCGCCTCTGCCTCAAAATGGAGACGAGTGGCACAGACTTCGAGAGGGGAAGCTCCCCAAACTGCCAAAGGAGCTGTCTCCTCCATTCAGAGGCCTACTTCAG TTGTTGCTGGATCCCGACCTGACAAAGCGTCCGTCTGCCAGGGAGCTCTGCAAGCACACCGTCCTGCGGGAGGATCGGACCGGGAGGGTCGCCGCTCGGCTGCGTAGAGAGCTCAATGTAGAGAAGTTCAGGACAGCCATGCTTGAAAA GGAGCTGCAGGAAGCTCGTCAGGCAGCTTTATCACCCGACCAGTACCACTGTCCTGGGCTGAAATCTGCTAAGATGGGGTCTTTACCCAAATCTGGAAGGAGGCTTGTTGGCGGGAAGGCCGTTCGGTCCATGAGCTTTGGCTGCTTTGTGAATGGAGACTGA